AATCATAAAAAAAGCTCGGATATATCCGAGCTTATAAAGTTGAAAACAACCTATTAGTTATTTAATTGTTTTTGAATTTCAGCTGTCCAATCTTGTAATTTCTTTGCATCTTCTGGCTTCAATGTTTGTGTTATTGTTTTCAAACCTTGTTTCAAATCAATTGCCTTTTTTGATAATTCTGCTAATTTCGCTTGGTCTCCAGCTGTTGCGGCTAATTTCATGTCTGCAGCCAATTGATTAAATTGATTAACCCATTCAGTAGCCTTTGGATCAGAGAAAGTTGGTAAATCTTTTGCTACATCTGCAACTTTATCCATCGTTTCTTTACCTGCTTCAACTTGATCTTGTACTGTATTTGCTACATTTTCTTGCGTATTTTCTACTTTGTCTGCTACTTTTTCTTTTTCAGATTTACAAGAAGATAAAGAAACTACACCTAATACTGCAGCGGCTAAAAATAATTTTTTCATTTTAATTAGAGTTTAAAAGTTTATAATATTGTTTGATTGTTCAATTTAAACAAATCTAACGAATTATTCTTATTATTTTTTAATTTTCTTTTGAAAATTGAACTTCATAAAGATTAGCATAATACCCTTGCTTTGCTAACAATTCGCTGTGTGTGCCTTGTTCAACAATCATTCCATTATCCATTACAATAATCTTATCTGCATTCTGAATTGTCGCTAAACGGTGCGCAATAATGATAGACGTTCTACCTTGCGTTAATTTATCGGTCGCTTTCTGAATTAACTCTTCTGATTCTGTATCAATCGAAGAAGTTGCTTCATCTAACACCAAAATTTCTGGGTTATAAATATACGCTCTCAAAAACGAAATCAATTGACGTTGACCAACAGAAAGCGTAGAACCTCGCTCGCTTACCTCACTATAATAACCTTTTGGCAATGACATGATGAAATGATCTATCCCGATAATTTTTGCGGCATTCTGTACTTCCTCCAACGAAATATCTTTGTTCCCTAAAACAATATTATCATAAATGGTTGTATTAAATAAAAAAACATCTTGCAAAACAACCGCTACATGATGACGAAGATTCTGTAAATCCATTTCATAAATATCAACATCATCTATTTTTATTGTGCCTGAATCAATATCATAAAAACGACTTAACAAGTTAATAATCGTTGATTTTCCTGCTCCAGTTGCACCTACAATTGCAACTTTTTCTCCTGGATTTGTAGAAAAAGAAATTCCTTTCAACACCAAATTATTCGGAACGTAAGAAAATTTAACATTCTCGAAATCGATTTTTCCTTTCACATGATCCAATTTAATTTTTCCATTATCCGGTAAAGTCTGATCATCATCCAAAATCTTGAACACACGATCTGCTCCTACTAAACCACGTTGAATGGTATTAAAACGCTCTGCAATTGCACGCATAGGCGCTGTTAATAAGGTTACATATTGTGTAAAGGCAATTAAATCACCAACCGAAACATCTCCATAAACTGCTGTTCTTAATCCTCCAAACCAAATTAAACTTCCGGTTGCTAAAGCCGAAATAATATCGACAACAGGAAATAAAAGTGAAAAATAGAAAACTGTTTTTAGATAATTTTTCTTTAAATCATTATTAATTGAAACAAATTTATTGTATTCTGCTTGTTGACGATTAAATACCTGAATAATATTCATTCCTGTCAAACGCTCTTGTACAAATGTATTCAACTTCGCCACAATCGTACGTTCTTCTTGGTACACATTTTTCAATGCTTTCTGAAACAAACGTGTAATAATCATCATTAACGGAAGAATAATAATCACCACAGTTGCCAAAACCCAATTCATCCAATACATTACAAATACAATGAACACGATCTTTAGCACATCTCCCAACATTACCAAAATACCATCATTGAAAACCTCAGCAATTGTTTCAACATCTGAAACTGAACGTGTAACCAAAACACCGTTTGGTGTTTTATCGAAATAACCAAGCTTAAACTTGATCAGATGATTGTACAAACGAACGCGTAACAAACGAATAACACGCTGTGCAACAACATTTGCTAAATAAACCATGAAAAATGACAATATCCCTTCGAAAACCAACACTAAAGCGAGTTTTACGATTTGCATTTTTAGACCTGGTAAATCTTTTGTCTGAATGTAATCATCAATAATATTTCCCGTTAAATACGGACGATAAACAGAAAAACATGCACTAAAAACTGCTACAAAAACCACGGACCAAAATAAATATTTGCTTTGTGCACCAATTTGTAAAACACGTTTTAATCCATTAAAATCAAACGATGTATTCTCGTTATTTGAACTCATTTTTAAATAATTCTTTTGGATATTGAACATCTACCAAATACAATCCTTGCGCAGGAGCCGAGGCACCAGCTGAAGAACGTTGTTTTTGTTCAATAATTTCTTCAAAATCTTGGATAGAAATTTTTCCTAATCCAACTTCAACCAATGTTCCAACAATTGCACGTACCATGTTTCGCAAAAAACGATCTGCAGTAATCTTAAAAACCAACTGATTACTTTCATTTGTTCGCCAAAATGCTTCTCTTACATCGCAAATATTGGTTTTTACATCGGTATGTAATTTAGCAAAACTTCCGAAATCTCCTTGCTTAATTAACAATTTTGCTGCATCGTTCATTTTTTCCACATCCAATTTACGATTAAAAATCCATGCACTTTCAAACGCAAAAGGATCTTTGAAGGGTGAAATAAAATAATTATACGAACGCGAAGTCGCATCAAATCGAGCATGCGCTTCATCATCCATCAAAAATAAGCGATAAGCGGCTATATCTTTTGGTAAAAAAGAATTTAATTTTTTGATTAAATCATTATTTAGTAATTCGTCATAATCAAAATGAATGAACATCTTTTTGGCATGAACACCAGAATCTGTACGGCCTGCACCAACTATCGAAATTTCTTTTCTTAAGATTTTAGACAATCTATCTTCGATTACTTCTTGAACCGAAATTTGATTGGGTTGGATTTGATAACCAAAATAATTTTTTCCGTTGTATGCTAATTCTAAAAAATATCGCAATTGTTGTAAATTTGAACAACAAAAATACAACCTTTTGAAGAAAATTCTTTTACTTTCGGACACGCATTCTTATATCGACGATAGAATTTTGGAATATGCGCAACAAGCAGACGAAATTTGGCATGCTGGGGATATCGGAGATATTTCTGTTACCGACAAATTAGCAAAAATAAAACCGTTGCGTGCTGTTTATGGAAACATTGACGATAATAAAGCGCGTGCAGAATTTCCTCTAAACAATAGATTTACCTTAGAAGGTGTCGATGTTTGGATCACCCATATTGGTGGTTATCCTGGCAAATATAATCCTGCTATTCGTCAAGAAATTTATACAAATCCTCCAAAATTATTTATTTGTGGGCATTCTCATATTTTGAAAGTTATGCCTGATAGACAATTGGGGTTAATTCATATGAACCCTGGTGCTGTTGGTAAGCATGGTTTTCAGAAAGTTCGTACAATGTTGCGTTTTGAATTGAATGATGGTAAAATTGAAAATTTAGAGGTGATTGAATTTAAAAAATAATGACAACGTTAGATTTTTGATTTACGAAATGAATAAGCGAAATTCGACTTTCGCTTTTCGTTTTACTTTGTTAATTTGAACGCTTTCAGAATCGAAATAAATTTTGGATTGGTGATATATTTTCTAAATTCATGCGAATCTTGACCTGTAAAATCCGTTTCTTCTAAAAACGTATAATTTTTTGAGAGTTCATCAAACAAATCTTTCTTAAATCCAAAATCAGTCGCAATCAAGTTGCGAGACATGAAACCTGTCTTACCCTTTCCTAACACATAATCTGTATTGTTAATCGTGATATGCATACGTTTCAGTTGAGTAGAAAAAGTTTTGTATTGATTTGCATCTGTGGTAAAATCAATCTTCCCAATTGCTGGGGCTAACATGATACTATAAATTTTGTTGTTATTTTCTTTCAACATTTCGGCATTTGTAAAATCAACATGATGTGCATTTTTAGCACGTTTTATCTCACTTCCTCGCAAAGAAGGATTCACCAAAGCACTTAACACGACTGAAGCTCCACGACTGTGCGAAATCAAATAAACGTCTTTATTATGAATAACATTCAAGATTCTACGCAACCCAAAAACACCTGCCATTTGACTATTTGTTGTTGCACTAACCCATACTTTTGCTGCTCCAAAAAGGCTCTCATTCACCAACCCATCCCAATAAAAATTGATTATCTCATCGGTTGATGAATTAAGATTCATATAGGTTTTGGCTTTGTTATAATTTTTTAAACTAAATAAATAATCATTGTCAATTCCATGAACAAAAATGATAACACGTTTTTTATTCTTAACTCTTTTTTCAATATTATTAAGACGTAATTCTTCGTAAGTCGTTAATTGATTTTGAAAATTATTTTCTGTTGCAATTTTCATTAGCGAATAATCCCTTCTACTTGCATTCATTGGTGGTTTTCCATAGGACTTCAACCAATTATCTGGATAAAAATTACCATTTTGATCAACAAATGAACTTGTTGTATTGGGTTGAATAAAATTATTCGGATTTTGTGAAGTTGGTACATTATGAATTGCAGCACACGATGTTAAAAAACTAATCATCATGATATAAAATACGTTTTTCATTTGATAAAAATTGGTATGCTAAATAACTACATTTTTCGTTATTTCGCAATAGATTTATTATCATCAACCTGAAGTTTAACAAGGTTTTAAGTAGAATATTCCTTCTTTACAACCATATTTCAAAAATTATGATATACAAAAAACGCTCAAGTAAATCTTGAGCGTTTGAAAATAT
This portion of the Empedobacter stercoris genome encodes:
- the truA gene encoding tRNA pseudouridine(38-40) synthase TruA, with the translated sequence MRYFLELAYNGKNYFGYQIQPNQISVQEVIEDRLSKILRKEISIVGAGRTDSGVHAKKMFIHFDYDELLNNDLIKKLNSFLPKDIAAYRLFLMDDEAHARFDATSRSYNYFISPFKDPFAFESAWIFNRKLDVEKMNDAAKLLIKQGDFGSFAKLHTDVKTNICDVREAFWRTNESNQLVFKITADRFLRNMVRAIVGTLVEVGLGKISIQDFEEIIEQKQRSSAGASAPAQGLYLVDVQYPKELFKNEFK
- a CDS encoding alpha/beta hydrolase yields the protein MKNVFYIMMISFLTSCAAIHNVPTSQNPNNFIQPNTTSSFVDQNGNFYPDNWLKSYGKPPMNASRRDYSLMKIATENNFQNQLTTYEELRLNNIEKRVKNKKRVIIFVHGIDNDYLFSLKNYNKAKTYMNLNSSTDEIINFYWDGLVNESLFGAAKVWVSATTNSQMAGVFGLRRILNVIHNKDVYLISHSRGASVVLSALVNPSLRGSEIKRAKNAHHVDFTNAEMLKENNNKIYSIMLAPAIGKIDFTTDANQYKTFSTQLKRMHITINNTDYVLGKGKTGFMSRNLIATDFGFKKDLFDELSKNYTFLEETDFTGQDSHEFRKYITNPKFISILKAFKLTK
- a CDS encoding ABC transporter ATP-binding protein codes for the protein MSSNNENTSFDFNGLKRVLQIGAQSKYLFWSVVFVAVFSACFSVYRPYLTGNIIDDYIQTKDLPGLKMQIVKLALVLVFEGILSFFMVYLANVVAQRVIRLLRVRLYNHLIKFKLGYFDKTPNGVLVTRSVSDVETIAEVFNDGILVMLGDVLKIVFIVFVMYWMNWVLATVVIIILPLMMIITRLFQKALKNVYQEERTIVAKLNTFVQERLTGMNIIQVFNRQQAEYNKFVSINNDLKKNYLKTVFYFSLLFPVVDIISALATGSLIWFGGLRTAVYGDVSVGDLIAFTQYVTLLTAPMRAIAERFNTIQRGLVGADRVFKILDDDQTLPDNGKIKLDHVKGKIDFENVKFSYVPNNLVLKGISFSTNPGEKVAIVGATGAGKSTIINLLSRFYDIDSGTIKIDDVDIYEMDLQNLRHHVAVVLQDVFLFNTTIYDNIVLGNKDISLEEVQNAAKIIGIDHFIMSLPKGYYSEVSERGSTLSVGQRQLISFLRAYIYNPEILVLDEATSSIDTESEELIQKATDKLTQGRTSIIIAHRLATIQNADKIIVMDNGMIVEQGTHSELLAKQGYYANLYEVQFSKEN
- a CDS encoding metallophosphoesterase family protein; the protein is MKKILLLSDTHSYIDDRILEYAQQADEIWHAGDIGDISVTDKLAKIKPLRAVYGNIDDNKARAEFPLNNRFTLEGVDVWITHIGGYPGKYNPAIRQEIYTNPPKLFICGHSHILKVMPDRQLGLIHMNPGAVGKHGFQKVRTMLRFELNDGKIENLEVIEFKK